Part of the Anomaloglossus baeobatrachus isolate aAnoBae1 chromosome 1, aAnoBae1.hap1, whole genome shotgun sequence genome, tgtacctggagaacacacacacacacacacgcagagctACGTACACACACGCAGAGCTACGTACTCACACGCAGAGCTAAGTACACACACGCAGAGCTAAGTACACACACGCAGAGCTAAGTACACACACGCAGAGCTAAGTACACACACGCAGAGCTAAGTACACACACGCAGAGCTAAGTACACACACGCAGAGCTAAGTACACACACGCAGAGCTAAGTACACACACGCAGAGCTAAGTACACACACGCAGagctacgtacacacacacacacacctacatacacacagaaagagacacacacatagaaagagacacacacatagaaagagacacacacacacatagaaagagacacacaagctggatgtttgaggtaatatatcgGCTGTTTTGATAGTTACCCAGGATATTTATCAGgtatcttatagcaaccaatcacagctctgcttctatatttatttttttttagaggtCATGGAGCTGTGATTGTTAGTataggacagcttatgtgtgagttaatatgattttaTTGTTGATCCCTGTttagtttgtgatttttttttttttttttttttttttttttttatgtgcaaaataatttttaacgcattttattttattattatagttAAGAATAGTACTTACTATCACGGGCAAAGCTGGGTAATACAGCTAGTTTTAAATAATacaaaagttaagttttatattgGAACATTATTTTTCTTCCTATCTCAGAAGTCGTATGATTTATAATGTGGATCTGGAAGTTTTTGAGAATCCAAATAACCAGGAGGCTCCATCAGCAGTTCATTGCTTTATGTATTCTGTACcgttaggctttttttttttacttttggggaTTGTGTgtatggtctttttttttttttttctttttggctgctttcacacatccggtttttgctgagcggcacaatacggcgctctgcagaaaaaacgcaaccgtttttttttttgcctccggttgcgttttttcccgcatagacttgcattagcgccgtattgtgccgcatggccttgcgttgcgtccggtttttgacggatgcggcatatttagcccatgcggcggccggatggaacgttgcctggcacgttttttgtgcggcgaaaaaaccacatgcggcgcgatttacaatgcaagcctatggacgccggatgcggcgtgctgcggcaaaaaccgcatccagctgccggatgcgtttttttgcactgcgcatgctccgtatcaagccgcatccatcaaaaaacggacgagccgcatggaaaaacttatgcaacggatccgttttttcgccgcatccgttgcataggtttttgagccggattgagccactcagcaaaaaacggatgtgtgaaagcagccgtaaTCTATTTTGATCCTTTCACTTTTTTTATGTATAAGATAAATCCACAGTGAAAAGTGTCTTGCGTCTGTAGTTGGTTAGATGTAGAGAACGTTGTCTGTTGTGTGATATGTTATTGTAATATTTTCTGTTTTCCCTCAGTCTGCCATTTTTAACTTCCAAAGCCTGCTGACGGTGATCCTTCTGCTAATATGCACATGTGCGTATCTCCGAGCCATGGTTCCCAATCTTCTTGATAAAAACAAAACTGGGTACGTAACTTTCCCACCTTTTTATGTTGTGAATTTGAATTACCAATCTACTTCTGGAAGCAGTTTCCATAACTTTACATATTTAGCGACCACATGATATTTCTCACTAAATTAAAATCAGTGAAcacattaaagggattttccaaagGAAGATATTTATCATCTATGCAGAAGTGATGGCCGGAGGGTCATCTCTAAGACATCTATTGACCACTAGACCCAGGTCCCGCTTGTATGGAGCAGTACGGTCACACACAACTGCTGCCAATCATCCAGTGGCCATGGGACTATCGGAGATAGCCGAGTAATGtttagtctaaaggccccgtcacactaagcaacatcgctagcaacatcgctgctaacgaacaacttttgtgacgttgctagcgatgttgctgtgtgtgacatccagcaacaacctggcccctgctgtgaggtcgttggttgttgctgaatgtcctggaccattttttagttgttgctctcccgctgtgaagcacagatcgctgtgtgtgacagcaacaactaaatgtgcaggcagcaggagccggcttctgcgaaggctggtaaccacagtaaacatcgggtaaccaagaagccctgtccttggttacccgatatttacctttgttaccagcctccgccgctctcactgtcagtgccggctcctgctctgtgcacatgtagctgcaggacacatcgggttaattaacccgatgtgtgctgtaactaggagagcaaggagccagcgctaagcggtgtgcgctgctccttgctctgtgcacatgtagctgcagcacacatcgggtaattaacccgatgtgtgctgtaactaggagagcagggagccagcgctcagtgtgcgctgctccctgctttctgcacgtgtagctccgtgcgctggtaaccaaggtaaatatcgggttggttacccaatatttaccttagttaccaagcgcagcatcttccacgcggcgctgggggctggtcactggttgctggtgagctcaccagcaacttgtgtagccacgctccagcgatccctgccaggtcaggttgctggtgggatcgctggagcgttgcagtgtgacatctcaccagcaacctcctagcaacttaccagtgatccctatcgttgttgggatcgctggtaagttgcttagtgtgactggaccttaaggaccTAAATGGTCCAGCAGTTGTCATACACGACCATGCTGTACGATTCAATCCCAACCAAGTGTGCCAGTCAGAACCGAGCATGGGGATCAGACATTAACTACTTCTCCTGTTAATGATAAATGTCTTTTGTGGGGGATaaacaaaaaaccaaaacaaacactTTAAACTCTTTTTGGATgtacgaaaaagaaaaaaaaatgcacattgtgGTAAATAAATAACTGCATTTGTTTCTTTTTATTGCAGAGTGCTTGGCATTTTTTGGAAGTGTGCAAGAATTGGTAAGTCTCCTTGTTCGCTTTTCATCCCCATAATTGATCATgatgttaaagggaatttgtcaccagggttttgctcccccccccccatcttagagcagtataatgtagagacgaaGACCCTGATTACGGCGATGcgtcatttactgagctgtttactgtcattttgataaaatcaatgttttctctgctgcagatctagcagttatacagagctcatgaatatgctggacccacctgaagcacgccaagtagtcatttaatgataatctcctgctaattaatcagtgattttatcaaaactccaCCAAACAACTCAGTaagagacacatcactggaatcaggatctctgcccctacattatgttgctctcagattaggtggcaaaattctggtgacagattccttttaagacacTGTTCACACAAAATCTATTTCAACCGACCACTATTTTTCCAAAGTTACATTCTAAAATTTCACTCAAAGCTCATCATGATCAACTGGAAGTTTATTTCATTGGTGAGAAAATTTCTGACAGTGGCTTATCTTACATCGAAGCAATGCAGGTACAGGTGAACTTCACACACATGAGATCAGCGGACAGAAATGGCTGGGTGATGTTCATTCCCCAGAAAAATGTATTTAGATTATAACTTGAACTAAGAAAATCAAAGCAGTCCAAGACTTTAAAGTGACTTTTCGCATCTTGGGAATGTAAAGGGGTGTCCACTACtacgacaaccccttctgattccacgttttccccaagtaaaataataaaatcTATACTTCCCTCCCGTACTGGCGCCCTtccagtgaacaacctctttaaggcaCATGTACAAAATATGGTGTGAATAATTGATTCACAGATCTGAATGGAGACTTGGCGGCGATGTATCACTCGTGGAATAAAAGGAAAACCTATTGGACTCCCCATAAACATTCTAACGTTATCTGACTATACGTGCAGCAACTTTTTCTAGCATTGTTGAATTGTTTCCTAAGCGCTTTTTCAACTTTGTAATATTTTTGGACATCTTTTTATGGGTTTCcagatgtttggtttttttttttgttttttttttatattattgaaCGGCGAGGAAGACTTTAATGTTGTTTTAAATCACAAACGTTGCCAAAACACGCGGGAAGACACCTGGGCATATTCTGGTGTGCTGGAGTCAGAGACTCCTGATTCATTCAGAGCCTCGTacctcttaaagaggttgtccactacttttacattgatggcctctaCTTAggctaggttatcaatgtctgataggcCAGGGTGAAATACTTGGCACTCCCACAAATCAGCTTCTCtgtgccggaaatgctcagttccagagttgcctcatcttctgatagcagccgggtGCTGCACATCCACCCCTTGTTGACTTAGGCTAAGGCTgcactttgcatttccacctgcgtttcagctgctttttaggtccgttttgaactgcagcgttttcatgccaaaaggcatgggttttgattttccagcaaagtctatagaaaatggggatttctagaccgcactttgcgtttcatttgcatattttgtggcaaaaactatgcgttcaaagaagcagtatgtcagttgtttttccattttggctgcgttctacacccattgaaatcaatgagttgtagaaaatcgctgccaaaatgtgaagcagtgcgcttgcattgcattattgttgcgatccacatgtttttttttaacataacaaaggcagttctttcgtctctctctctctgtcggtcagtctgtcggtcggtctctctctctctctccctatgtctctatctctctctctgtccatgtctgtctctccctcccaccccctctctcatactcaccgatccatgatCACCGCCGCGGcgttgcacggcgttcacactgtggcggcttcttctcttttgaaaatgccggccactcattaatcgatcacgtattccctgctttcctcgcccaccggcgcctctgattggttgcagccagacacgcccccacgctgagtgacagctgtctcactgcaaccaatgacagccgccggtgggcgtgtctatatcgagcagtaaaaaaaatgaaaaaaaatgatgtgtggttcacccccccatttggataccagccagggtaaagccacacggctgaaggctggtattctcaggatgggaagctcctgttatggggagctccccagcctaacaatatcagccagcagtcgcccgtaattgccgcatgcattagatgctacagtcccgggactgtaccggctcatcccgaattgccctggtgcggtggcaaacggtgtaataaggagctaatagcagcagcccatagctgccactaagtcctaggttaatcatggcaggcgtctccccgagataccttccatgatgaacctgtaaggtaaagtaaataaacacacacacatccaaaaaaacatttatttgtaatgaaagacaaaaaaacaccctcttttaccactttattaacccctcaaaaacacctccaggtccgacagaatccacgcaaggtcccccgatgcttccagctctgctaaatcggaagctgacaggagaggcagtagaacaccgctgcatcCTGTGAGcaacatgcagcaactga contains:
- the TMEM167A gene encoding protein kish-A, coding for MSAIFNFQSLLTVILLLICTCAYLRAMVPNLLDKNKTGVLGIFWKCARIGERKSPYVAVCCVVMAFSILFMQ